The stretch of DNA GATAAAGATATTCCGGCAATTGACTGGCTCGCACAATACGCCCCTAACGATGGTATCACTGAAAAAGACCTGCGTTCTCATATGGGAAAAATGCTGTTCAGAAAAGAAGACGTTGAAAAAAATGTCAGCGTCCTTTCCGGAGGTGAAAGAGCCCGCTTAATCATCGCGAAAATGCTCCTTGAAGGCGGCAACGTCCTCGTTCTTGACGAACCGACAAACCACCTTGACCTTGAAGCCATTGAATCTCTCAACTACGCTTTAACACTGGTTGAACAACCAATCATCTTCGTCAGTCATGACCGTGAATTTGTTAACTCACTGGCCACCAGAATTAT from Pseudomonadales bacterium encodes:
- a CDS encoding ATP-binding cassette domain-containing protein encodes the protein DKDIPAIDWLAQYAPNDGITEKDLRSHMGKMLFRKEDVEKNVSVLSGGERARLIIAKMLLEGGNVLVLDEPTNHLDLEAIESLNYALTLVEQPIIFVSHDREFVNSLATRIIEISDGQITNYPGNFDEFEAWKSKNKKG